In Bos javanicus breed banteng chromosome 2, ARS-OSU_banteng_1.0, whole genome shotgun sequence, the following proteins share a genomic window:
- the BIN1 gene encoding myc box-dependent-interacting protein 1 isoform X1, translating to MAEMGSKGVTAGKIASNVQKKLTRAQEKVLQKLGKADETKDEQFEQCVQNFNKQLTEGTRLQKDLRTYLASVKAMHEASKKLNECLQEVYEPDWPGRDEASKIAENNDLLWMDYHQKLVDQALLTMDTYLGQFPDIKSRIAKRGRKLVDYDSARHHYESLQTAKKKDEAKIAKPVSLLEKAAPQWCQGKLQAHLVAQTNLLRNQAEEELIKAQKVFEEMNVDLQEELPSLWNSRVGFYVNTFQSIAGLEENFHKEMSKLNQNLNDVLISLEKQHGSNTFTVKAQPRKKTKLFSRLRRKKNSDNVPAKGNKSPSPPPDGSPAATPEIRVNHEPEPAGAATPGATLPKSPSQLRKGPPVPPPPKHTPSKEVKQEQILSLFDDTFVPEISVTTPSQFEAPGPFSEQASLLDLDFDPLPPVASPVKAPTPSGQSIPWDLWEPTESPAGSLPSGEPSAAEGTFAVAWPSQTAEPGPAQPAEASEAAGAQEPGETTASEAASSSLPAVVVETFSATVNGTVESGSGAGRLDLPPGFMFKVQAQHDYTATDTDELQLKAGDVVLVIPFQNPEEQDEGWLMGVKESDWNQHKELEKCRGVFPENFTERVQ from the exons GTCCTCCAGAAACTGGGGAAGGCGGATGAGACGAAGGATGAGCAGTTTGAACAGTGTGTCCAGAATTTCAACAAGCAGCTG ACCGAGGGCACCCGCCTGCAGAAGGACCTCCGGACCTACCTGGCCTCGGTCAAAG CCATGCATGAGGCCTCCAAGAAGCTGAACGAGTGTCTGCAGGAGGTGTACGAGCCCGACTGGCCTGGCAGGGATGAAGCAAGCAAAATCGCTGAG AACAATGACCTGCTCTGGATGGATTACCACCAGAAGCTGGTGGACCAGGCGCTGCTGACCATGGACACGTACCTGGGCCAGTTCCCTGACATCAAG TCACGCATTGCCAAGCGTGGGCGGAAGCTGGTGGACTACGACAGTGCCCGGCACCATTACGAGTCCCTTCAAACCGCCAAAAAGAAGGATGAAGCCAAAATTGCTAAG cCTGTCTCGCTGCTTGAGAAAGCCGCCCCCCAGTGGTGCCAAGGCAAACTGCAGGCTCATCTCGTAGCTCAAACTAACCTGCTCCGAAATCAG GCTGAGGAGGAGCTCATCAAAGCCCAGAAGGTGTTTGAGGAGATGAATGTGGATCTGCAGGAGGAGCTGCCATCCCTGTGGAAcag CCGTGTGGGTTTCTATGTCAACACATTTCAGAGCATTGCGGGCCTGGAGGAAAACTTCCACAAGGAAATGAGTAAG CTCAACCAGAACCTCAACGATGTGCTCATCAGTCTGGAGAAGCAGCACGGGAGCAACACATTCACAGTCAAGGCCCAGCCTAG aaagaaaactaaaCTGTTCTCCCGGCTGCGCAGAAAGAAGAACAG TGACAACGTGCCTGCGAAAGGGAACAAGAGCCCCTCACCGCCGCCTGATGGCTCCCCTGCTGCCACCCCCGAGATCAGAGTCAACCATGAGCCCGAGCCGGCTGGCGCGGCCACCCCCGGGGCCACCCTCCCCAAGTCCCCGTCTCAG CTTCGGAAAGGCCCACCAGTCCCTCCGCCTCCCAAACACACCCCGTCCAAGGAGGTCAAGCAGGAGCAGATCCTCAGCTTGTTTGACGACACGTTTGTCCCTGAGATCAGCGTGACCACCCCTTCCCAG TTTGAGGCCCCGGGGCCTTTCTCGGAGCAGGCCAGTCTGCTGGACCTGGACTTTGACCCCCTCCCGCCTGTGGCAAGCCCTGTGAAGGCGCCCACGCCCTCTGGTCAG TCGATTCCATGGGACCTCTGGGAG CCCACAGAGAGTCCAGCCGGCAGCTTGCCTTCCGGGGAGCCCAGCGCTGCCGAGGGCACCTTTGCTGTGGCCTGGCCCAGCCAGACGGCCGAGCCGGGGCCTGCCCAA CCAGCGGAGGCCTCGGAGGcggctggagcccaggagcctggGGAGACGACCGCAAGTGAAGCAGCCTCC AGCTCTCTGCCCGCGGTGGTCGTGGAGACCTTCTCGGCAACAGTGAATGGCACGGTGGAGAGCGGCAGTGGGGCAGGACGTCTGGACCTGCCCCCGGGGTTCATGTTCAAG GTGCAGGCCCAGCACGACTACACGGCCACTGACACGGATGAGCTGCAGCTCAAGGCTGGGGATGTGGTGCTGGTGATCCCCTTCCAGAACCCGGAGGAGCAG GATGAAGGCTGGCTCATGGGCGTGAAGGAGAGTGACTGGAACCAGCACAAGGAGCTGGAGAAATGCCGGGGCGTCTTCCCTGAGAACTTTACCGAGCGAGTACAGTGA
- the BIN1 gene encoding myc box-dependent-interacting protein 1 isoform X7 produces the protein MAEMGSKGVTAGKIASNVQKKLTRAQEKVLQKLGKADETKDEQFEQCVQNFNKQLTEGTRLQKDLRTYLASVKAMHEASKKLNECLQEVYEPDWPGRDEASKIAENNDLLWMDYHQKLVDQALLTMDTYLGQFPDIKSRIAKRGRKLVDYDSARHHYESLQTAKKKDEAKIAKPVSLLEKAAPQWCQGKLQAHLVAQTNLLRNQAEEELIKAQKVFEEMNVDLQEELPSLWNSRVGFYVNTFQSIAGLEENFHKEMSKLNQNLNDVLISLEKQHGSNTFTVKAQPRKKTKLFSRLRRKKNSDNVPAKGNKSPSPPPDGSPAATPEIRVNHEPEPAGAATPGATLPKSPSQLRKGPPVPPPPKHTPSKEVKQEQILSLFDDTFVPEISVTTPSQPAEASEAAGAQEPGETTASEAASSSLPAVVVETFSATVNGTVESGSGAGRLDLPPGFMFKVQAQHDYTATDTDELQLKAGDVVLVIPFQNPEEQDEGWLMGVKESDWNQHKELEKCRGVFPENFTERVQ, from the exons GTCCTCCAGAAACTGGGGAAGGCGGATGAGACGAAGGATGAGCAGTTTGAACAGTGTGTCCAGAATTTCAACAAGCAGCTG ACCGAGGGCACCCGCCTGCAGAAGGACCTCCGGACCTACCTGGCCTCGGTCAAAG CCATGCATGAGGCCTCCAAGAAGCTGAACGAGTGTCTGCAGGAGGTGTACGAGCCCGACTGGCCTGGCAGGGATGAAGCAAGCAAAATCGCTGAG AACAATGACCTGCTCTGGATGGATTACCACCAGAAGCTGGTGGACCAGGCGCTGCTGACCATGGACACGTACCTGGGCCAGTTCCCTGACATCAAG TCACGCATTGCCAAGCGTGGGCGGAAGCTGGTGGACTACGACAGTGCCCGGCACCATTACGAGTCCCTTCAAACCGCCAAAAAGAAGGATGAAGCCAAAATTGCTAAG cCTGTCTCGCTGCTTGAGAAAGCCGCCCCCCAGTGGTGCCAAGGCAAACTGCAGGCTCATCTCGTAGCTCAAACTAACCTGCTCCGAAATCAG GCTGAGGAGGAGCTCATCAAAGCCCAGAAGGTGTTTGAGGAGATGAATGTGGATCTGCAGGAGGAGCTGCCATCCCTGTGGAAcag CCGTGTGGGTTTCTATGTCAACACATTTCAGAGCATTGCGGGCCTGGAGGAAAACTTCCACAAGGAAATGAGTAAG CTCAACCAGAACCTCAACGATGTGCTCATCAGTCTGGAGAAGCAGCACGGGAGCAACACATTCACAGTCAAGGCCCAGCCTAG aaagaaaactaaaCTGTTCTCCCGGCTGCGCAGAAAGAAGAACAG TGACAACGTGCCTGCGAAAGGGAACAAGAGCCCCTCACCGCCGCCTGATGGCTCCCCTGCTGCCACCCCCGAGATCAGAGTCAACCATGAGCCCGAGCCGGCTGGCGCGGCCACCCCCGGGGCCACCCTCCCCAAGTCCCCGTCTCAG CTTCGGAAAGGCCCACCAGTCCCTCCGCCTCCCAAACACACCCCGTCCAAGGAGGTCAAGCAGGAGCAGATCCTCAGCTTGTTTGACGACACGTTTGTCCCTGAGATCAGCGTGACCACCCCTTCCCAG CCAGCGGAGGCCTCGGAGGcggctggagcccaggagcctggGGAGACGACCGCAAGTGAAGCAGCCTCC AGCTCTCTGCCCGCGGTGGTCGTGGAGACCTTCTCGGCAACAGTGAATGGCACGGTGGAGAGCGGCAGTGGGGCAGGACGTCTGGACCTGCCCCCGGGGTTCATGTTCAAG GTGCAGGCCCAGCACGACTACACGGCCACTGACACGGATGAGCTGCAGCTCAAGGCTGGGGATGTGGTGCTGGTGATCCCCTTCCAGAACCCGGAGGAGCAG GATGAAGGCTGGCTCATGGGCGTGAAGGAGAGTGACTGGAACCAGCACAAGGAGCTGGAGAAATGCCGGGGCGTCTTCCCTGAGAACTTTACCGAGCGAGTACAGTGA
- the BIN1 gene encoding myc box-dependent-interacting protein 1 isoform X22 yields MMRKVLQKLGKADETKDEQFEQCVQNFNKQLTEGTRLQKDLRTYLASVKAMHEASKKLNECLQEVYEPDWPGRDEASKIAENNDLLWMDYHQKLVDQALLTMDTYLGQFPDIKSRIAKRGRKLVDYDSARHHYESLQTAKKKDEAKIAKAEEELIKAQKVFEEMNVDLQEELPSLWNSRVGFYVNTFQSIAGLEENFHKEMSKLNQNLNDVLISLEKQHGSNTFTVKAQPSDNVPAKGNKSPSPPPDGSPAATPEIRVNHEPEPAGAATPGATLPKSPSQSSLPAVVVETFSATVNGTVESGSGAGRLDLPPGFMFKVQAQHDYTATDTDELQLKAGDVVLVIPFQNPEEQDEGWLMGVKESDWNQHKELEKCRGVFPENFTERVQ; encoded by the exons ATGATGAGGAAG GTCCTCCAGAAACTGGGGAAGGCGGATGAGACGAAGGATGAGCAGTTTGAACAGTGTGTCCAGAATTTCAACAAGCAGCTG ACCGAGGGCACCCGCCTGCAGAAGGACCTCCGGACCTACCTGGCCTCGGTCAAAG CCATGCATGAGGCCTCCAAGAAGCTGAACGAGTGTCTGCAGGAGGTGTACGAGCCCGACTGGCCTGGCAGGGATGAAGCAAGCAAAATCGCTGAG AACAATGACCTGCTCTGGATGGATTACCACCAGAAGCTGGTGGACCAGGCGCTGCTGACCATGGACACGTACCTGGGCCAGTTCCCTGACATCAAG TCACGCATTGCCAAGCGTGGGCGGAAGCTGGTGGACTACGACAGTGCCCGGCACCATTACGAGTCCCTTCAAACCGCCAAAAAGAAGGATGAAGCCAAAATTGCTAAG GCTGAGGAGGAGCTCATCAAAGCCCAGAAGGTGTTTGAGGAGATGAATGTGGATCTGCAGGAGGAGCTGCCATCCCTGTGGAAcag CCGTGTGGGTTTCTATGTCAACACATTTCAGAGCATTGCGGGCCTGGAGGAAAACTTCCACAAGGAAATGAGTAAG CTCAACCAGAACCTCAACGATGTGCTCATCAGTCTGGAGAAGCAGCACGGGAGCAACACATTCACAGTCAAGGCCCAGCCTAG TGACAACGTGCCTGCGAAAGGGAACAAGAGCCCCTCACCGCCGCCTGATGGCTCCCCTGCTGCCACCCCCGAGATCAGAGTCAACCATGAGCCCGAGCCGGCTGGCGCGGCCACCCCCGGGGCCACCCTCCCCAAGTCCCCGTCTCAG AGCTCTCTGCCCGCGGTGGTCGTGGAGACCTTCTCGGCAACAGTGAATGGCACGGTGGAGAGCGGCAGTGGGGCAGGACGTCTGGACCTGCCCCCGGGGTTCATGTTCAAG GTGCAGGCCCAGCACGACTACACGGCCACTGACACGGATGAGCTGCAGCTCAAGGCTGGGGATGTGGTGCTGGTGATCCCCTTCCAGAACCCGGAGGAGCAG GATGAAGGCTGGCTCATGGGCGTGAAGGAGAGTGACTGGAACCAGCACAAGGAGCTGGAGAAATGCCGGGGCGTCTTCCCTGAGAACTTTACCGAGCGAGTACAGTGA
- the BIN1 gene encoding myc box-dependent-interacting protein 1 isoform X15 yields the protein MAEMGSKGVTAGKIASNVQKKLTRAQEKVLQKLGKADETKDEQFEQCVQNFNKQLTEGTRLQKDLRTYLASVKAMHEASKKLNECLQEVYEPDWPGRDEASKIAENNDLLWMDYHQKLVDQALLTMDTYLGQFPDIKSRIAKRGRKLVDYDSARHHYESLQTAKKKDEAKIAKAEEELIKAQKVFEEMNVDLQEELPSLWNSRVGFYVNTFQSIAGLEENFHKEMSKLNQNLNDVLISLEKQHGSNTFTVKAQPSDNVPAKGNKSPSPPPDGSPAATPEIRVNHEPEPAGAATPGATLPKSPSQPTESPAGSLPSGEPSAAEGTFAVAWPSQTAEPGPAQPAEASEAAGAQEPGETTASEAASSSLPAVVVETFSATVNGTVESGSGAGRLDLPPGFMFKVQAQHDYTATDTDELQLKAGDVVLVIPFQNPEEQDEGWLMGVKESDWNQHKELEKCRGVFPENFTERVQ from the exons GTCCTCCAGAAACTGGGGAAGGCGGATGAGACGAAGGATGAGCAGTTTGAACAGTGTGTCCAGAATTTCAACAAGCAGCTG ACCGAGGGCACCCGCCTGCAGAAGGACCTCCGGACCTACCTGGCCTCGGTCAAAG CCATGCATGAGGCCTCCAAGAAGCTGAACGAGTGTCTGCAGGAGGTGTACGAGCCCGACTGGCCTGGCAGGGATGAAGCAAGCAAAATCGCTGAG AACAATGACCTGCTCTGGATGGATTACCACCAGAAGCTGGTGGACCAGGCGCTGCTGACCATGGACACGTACCTGGGCCAGTTCCCTGACATCAAG TCACGCATTGCCAAGCGTGGGCGGAAGCTGGTGGACTACGACAGTGCCCGGCACCATTACGAGTCCCTTCAAACCGCCAAAAAGAAGGATGAAGCCAAAATTGCTAAG GCTGAGGAGGAGCTCATCAAAGCCCAGAAGGTGTTTGAGGAGATGAATGTGGATCTGCAGGAGGAGCTGCCATCCCTGTGGAAcag CCGTGTGGGTTTCTATGTCAACACATTTCAGAGCATTGCGGGCCTGGAGGAAAACTTCCACAAGGAAATGAGTAAG CTCAACCAGAACCTCAACGATGTGCTCATCAGTCTGGAGAAGCAGCACGGGAGCAACACATTCACAGTCAAGGCCCAGCCTAG TGACAACGTGCCTGCGAAAGGGAACAAGAGCCCCTCACCGCCGCCTGATGGCTCCCCTGCTGCCACCCCCGAGATCAGAGTCAACCATGAGCCCGAGCCGGCTGGCGCGGCCACCCCCGGGGCCACCCTCCCCAAGTCCCCGTCTCAG CCCACAGAGAGTCCAGCCGGCAGCTTGCCTTCCGGGGAGCCCAGCGCTGCCGAGGGCACCTTTGCTGTGGCCTGGCCCAGCCAGACGGCCGAGCCGGGGCCTGCCCAA CCAGCGGAGGCCTCGGAGGcggctggagcccaggagcctggGGAGACGACCGCAAGTGAAGCAGCCTCC AGCTCTCTGCCCGCGGTGGTCGTGGAGACCTTCTCGGCAACAGTGAATGGCACGGTGGAGAGCGGCAGTGGGGCAGGACGTCTGGACCTGCCCCCGGGGTTCATGTTCAAG GTGCAGGCCCAGCACGACTACACGGCCACTGACACGGATGAGCTGCAGCTCAAGGCTGGGGATGTGGTGCTGGTGATCCCCTTCCAGAACCCGGAGGAGCAG GATGAAGGCTGGCTCATGGGCGTGAAGGAGAGTGACTGGAACCAGCACAAGGAGCTGGAGAAATGCCGGGGCGTCTTCCCTGAGAACTTTACCGAGCGAGTACAGTGA
- the BIN1 gene encoding myc box-dependent-interacting protein 1 isoform X2, whose protein sequence is MAEMGSKGVTAGKIASNVQKKLTRAQEKVLQKLGKADETKDEQFEQCVQNFNKQLTEGTRLQKDLRTYLASVKAMHEASKKLNECLQEVYEPDWPGRDEASKIAENNDLLWMDYHQKLVDQALLTMDTYLGQFPDIKSRIAKRGRKLVDYDSARHHYESLQTAKKKDEAKIAKPVSLLEKAAPQWCQGKLQAHLVAQTNLLRNQAEEELIKAQKVFEEMNVDLQEELPSLWNSRVGFYVNTFQSIAGLEENFHKEMSKLNQNLNDVLISLEKQHGSNTFTVKAQPSDNVPAKGNKSPSPPPDGSPAATPEIRVNHEPEPAGAATPGATLPKSPSQLRKGPPVPPPPKHTPSKEVKQEQILSLFDDTFVPEISVTTPSQFEAPGPFSEQASLLDLDFDPLPPVASPVKAPTPSGQSIPWDLWEPTESPAGSLPSGEPSAAEGTFAVAWPSQTAEPGPAQPAEASEAAGAQEPGETTASEAASSSLPAVVVETFSATVNGTVESGSGAGRLDLPPGFMFKVQAQHDYTATDTDELQLKAGDVVLVIPFQNPEEQDEGWLMGVKESDWNQHKELEKCRGVFPENFTERVQ, encoded by the exons GTCCTCCAGAAACTGGGGAAGGCGGATGAGACGAAGGATGAGCAGTTTGAACAGTGTGTCCAGAATTTCAACAAGCAGCTG ACCGAGGGCACCCGCCTGCAGAAGGACCTCCGGACCTACCTGGCCTCGGTCAAAG CCATGCATGAGGCCTCCAAGAAGCTGAACGAGTGTCTGCAGGAGGTGTACGAGCCCGACTGGCCTGGCAGGGATGAAGCAAGCAAAATCGCTGAG AACAATGACCTGCTCTGGATGGATTACCACCAGAAGCTGGTGGACCAGGCGCTGCTGACCATGGACACGTACCTGGGCCAGTTCCCTGACATCAAG TCACGCATTGCCAAGCGTGGGCGGAAGCTGGTGGACTACGACAGTGCCCGGCACCATTACGAGTCCCTTCAAACCGCCAAAAAGAAGGATGAAGCCAAAATTGCTAAG cCTGTCTCGCTGCTTGAGAAAGCCGCCCCCCAGTGGTGCCAAGGCAAACTGCAGGCTCATCTCGTAGCTCAAACTAACCTGCTCCGAAATCAG GCTGAGGAGGAGCTCATCAAAGCCCAGAAGGTGTTTGAGGAGATGAATGTGGATCTGCAGGAGGAGCTGCCATCCCTGTGGAAcag CCGTGTGGGTTTCTATGTCAACACATTTCAGAGCATTGCGGGCCTGGAGGAAAACTTCCACAAGGAAATGAGTAAG CTCAACCAGAACCTCAACGATGTGCTCATCAGTCTGGAGAAGCAGCACGGGAGCAACACATTCACAGTCAAGGCCCAGCCTAG TGACAACGTGCCTGCGAAAGGGAACAAGAGCCCCTCACCGCCGCCTGATGGCTCCCCTGCTGCCACCCCCGAGATCAGAGTCAACCATGAGCCCGAGCCGGCTGGCGCGGCCACCCCCGGGGCCACCCTCCCCAAGTCCCCGTCTCAG CTTCGGAAAGGCCCACCAGTCCCTCCGCCTCCCAAACACACCCCGTCCAAGGAGGTCAAGCAGGAGCAGATCCTCAGCTTGTTTGACGACACGTTTGTCCCTGAGATCAGCGTGACCACCCCTTCCCAG TTTGAGGCCCCGGGGCCTTTCTCGGAGCAGGCCAGTCTGCTGGACCTGGACTTTGACCCCCTCCCGCCTGTGGCAAGCCCTGTGAAGGCGCCCACGCCCTCTGGTCAG TCGATTCCATGGGACCTCTGGGAG CCCACAGAGAGTCCAGCCGGCAGCTTGCCTTCCGGGGAGCCCAGCGCTGCCGAGGGCACCTTTGCTGTGGCCTGGCCCAGCCAGACGGCCGAGCCGGGGCCTGCCCAA CCAGCGGAGGCCTCGGAGGcggctggagcccaggagcctggGGAGACGACCGCAAGTGAAGCAGCCTCC AGCTCTCTGCCCGCGGTGGTCGTGGAGACCTTCTCGGCAACAGTGAATGGCACGGTGGAGAGCGGCAGTGGGGCAGGACGTCTGGACCTGCCCCCGGGGTTCATGTTCAAG GTGCAGGCCCAGCACGACTACACGGCCACTGACACGGATGAGCTGCAGCTCAAGGCTGGGGATGTGGTGCTGGTGATCCCCTTCCAGAACCCGGAGGAGCAG GATGAAGGCTGGCTCATGGGCGTGAAGGAGAGTGACTGGAACCAGCACAAGGAGCTGGAGAAATGCCGGGGCGTCTTCCCTGAGAACTTTACCGAGCGAGTACAGTGA
- the BIN1 gene encoding myc box-dependent-interacting protein 1 isoform X4 codes for MAEMGSKGVTAGKIASNVQKKLTRAQEKVLQKLGKADETKDEQFEQCVQNFNKQLTEGTRLQKDLRTYLASVKAMHEASKKLNECLQEVYEPDWPGRDEASKIAENNDLLWMDYHQKLVDQALLTMDTYLGQFPDIKSRIAKRGRKLVDYDSARHHYESLQTAKKKDEAKIAKPVSLLEKAAPQWCQGKLQAHLVAQTNLLRNQAEEELIKAQKVFEEMNVDLQEELPSLWNSRVGFYVNTFQSIAGLEENFHKEMSKLNQNLNDVLISLEKQHGSNTFTVKAQPRKKTKLFSRLRRKKNSDNVPAKGNKSPSPPPDGSPAATPEIRVNHEPEPAGAATPGATLPKSPSQLRKGPPVPPPPKHTPSKEVKQEQILSLFDDTFVPEISVTTPSQPTESPAGSLPSGEPSAAEGTFAVAWPSQTAEPGPAQPAEASEAAGAQEPGETTASEAASSSLPAVVVETFSATVNGTVESGSGAGRLDLPPGFMFKVQAQHDYTATDTDELQLKAGDVVLVIPFQNPEEQDEGWLMGVKESDWNQHKELEKCRGVFPENFTERVQ; via the exons GTCCTCCAGAAACTGGGGAAGGCGGATGAGACGAAGGATGAGCAGTTTGAACAGTGTGTCCAGAATTTCAACAAGCAGCTG ACCGAGGGCACCCGCCTGCAGAAGGACCTCCGGACCTACCTGGCCTCGGTCAAAG CCATGCATGAGGCCTCCAAGAAGCTGAACGAGTGTCTGCAGGAGGTGTACGAGCCCGACTGGCCTGGCAGGGATGAAGCAAGCAAAATCGCTGAG AACAATGACCTGCTCTGGATGGATTACCACCAGAAGCTGGTGGACCAGGCGCTGCTGACCATGGACACGTACCTGGGCCAGTTCCCTGACATCAAG TCACGCATTGCCAAGCGTGGGCGGAAGCTGGTGGACTACGACAGTGCCCGGCACCATTACGAGTCCCTTCAAACCGCCAAAAAGAAGGATGAAGCCAAAATTGCTAAG cCTGTCTCGCTGCTTGAGAAAGCCGCCCCCCAGTGGTGCCAAGGCAAACTGCAGGCTCATCTCGTAGCTCAAACTAACCTGCTCCGAAATCAG GCTGAGGAGGAGCTCATCAAAGCCCAGAAGGTGTTTGAGGAGATGAATGTGGATCTGCAGGAGGAGCTGCCATCCCTGTGGAAcag CCGTGTGGGTTTCTATGTCAACACATTTCAGAGCATTGCGGGCCTGGAGGAAAACTTCCACAAGGAAATGAGTAAG CTCAACCAGAACCTCAACGATGTGCTCATCAGTCTGGAGAAGCAGCACGGGAGCAACACATTCACAGTCAAGGCCCAGCCTAG aaagaaaactaaaCTGTTCTCCCGGCTGCGCAGAAAGAAGAACAG TGACAACGTGCCTGCGAAAGGGAACAAGAGCCCCTCACCGCCGCCTGATGGCTCCCCTGCTGCCACCCCCGAGATCAGAGTCAACCATGAGCCCGAGCCGGCTGGCGCGGCCACCCCCGGGGCCACCCTCCCCAAGTCCCCGTCTCAG CTTCGGAAAGGCCCACCAGTCCCTCCGCCTCCCAAACACACCCCGTCCAAGGAGGTCAAGCAGGAGCAGATCCTCAGCTTGTTTGACGACACGTTTGTCCCTGAGATCAGCGTGACCACCCCTTCCCAG CCCACAGAGAGTCCAGCCGGCAGCTTGCCTTCCGGGGAGCCCAGCGCTGCCGAGGGCACCTTTGCTGTGGCCTGGCCCAGCCAGACGGCCGAGCCGGGGCCTGCCCAA CCAGCGGAGGCCTCGGAGGcggctggagcccaggagcctggGGAGACGACCGCAAGTGAAGCAGCCTCC AGCTCTCTGCCCGCGGTGGTCGTGGAGACCTTCTCGGCAACAGTGAATGGCACGGTGGAGAGCGGCAGTGGGGCAGGACGTCTGGACCTGCCCCCGGGGTTCATGTTCAAG GTGCAGGCCCAGCACGACTACACGGCCACTGACACGGATGAGCTGCAGCTCAAGGCTGGGGATGTGGTGCTGGTGATCCCCTTCCAGAACCCGGAGGAGCAG GATGAAGGCTGGCTCATGGGCGTGAAGGAGAGTGACTGGAACCAGCACAAGGAGCTGGAGAAATGCCGGGGCGTCTTCCCTGAGAACTTTACCGAGCGAGTACAGTGA
- the BIN1 gene encoding myc box-dependent-interacting protein 1 isoform X19 has protein sequence MAEMGSKGVTAGKIASNVQKKLTRAQEKVLQKLGKADETKDEQFEQCVQNFNKQLTEGTRLQKDLRTYLASVKAMHEASKKLNECLQEVYEPDWPGRDEASKIAENNDLLWMDYHQKLVDQALLTMDTYLGQFPDIKSRIAKRGRKLVDYDSARHHYESLQTAKKKDEAKIAKAEEELIKAQKVFEEMNVDLQEELPSLWNSRVGFYVNTFQSIAGLEENFHKEMSKLNQNLNDVLISLEKQHGSNTFTVKAQPSDNVPAKGNKSPSPPPDGSPAATPEIRVNHEPEPAGAATPGATLPKSPSQPAEASEAAGAQEPGETTASEAASSSLPAVVVETFSATVNGTVESGSGAGRLDLPPGFMFKVQAQHDYTATDTDELQLKAGDVVLVIPFQNPEEQDEGWLMGVKESDWNQHKELEKCRGVFPENFTERVQ, from the exons GTCCTCCAGAAACTGGGGAAGGCGGATGAGACGAAGGATGAGCAGTTTGAACAGTGTGTCCAGAATTTCAACAAGCAGCTG ACCGAGGGCACCCGCCTGCAGAAGGACCTCCGGACCTACCTGGCCTCGGTCAAAG CCATGCATGAGGCCTCCAAGAAGCTGAACGAGTGTCTGCAGGAGGTGTACGAGCCCGACTGGCCTGGCAGGGATGAAGCAAGCAAAATCGCTGAG AACAATGACCTGCTCTGGATGGATTACCACCAGAAGCTGGTGGACCAGGCGCTGCTGACCATGGACACGTACCTGGGCCAGTTCCCTGACATCAAG TCACGCATTGCCAAGCGTGGGCGGAAGCTGGTGGACTACGACAGTGCCCGGCACCATTACGAGTCCCTTCAAACCGCCAAAAAGAAGGATGAAGCCAAAATTGCTAAG GCTGAGGAGGAGCTCATCAAAGCCCAGAAGGTGTTTGAGGAGATGAATGTGGATCTGCAGGAGGAGCTGCCATCCCTGTGGAAcag CCGTGTGGGTTTCTATGTCAACACATTTCAGAGCATTGCGGGCCTGGAGGAAAACTTCCACAAGGAAATGAGTAAG CTCAACCAGAACCTCAACGATGTGCTCATCAGTCTGGAGAAGCAGCACGGGAGCAACACATTCACAGTCAAGGCCCAGCCTAG TGACAACGTGCCTGCGAAAGGGAACAAGAGCCCCTCACCGCCGCCTGATGGCTCCCCTGCTGCCACCCCCGAGATCAGAGTCAACCATGAGCCCGAGCCGGCTGGCGCGGCCACCCCCGGGGCCACCCTCCCCAAGTCCCCGTCTCAG CCAGCGGAGGCCTCGGAGGcggctggagcccaggagcctggGGAGACGACCGCAAGTGAAGCAGCCTCC AGCTCTCTGCCCGCGGTGGTCGTGGAGACCTTCTCGGCAACAGTGAATGGCACGGTGGAGAGCGGCAGTGGGGCAGGACGTCTGGACCTGCCCCCGGGGTTCATGTTCAAG GTGCAGGCCCAGCACGACTACACGGCCACTGACACGGATGAGCTGCAGCTCAAGGCTGGGGATGTGGTGCTGGTGATCCCCTTCCAGAACCCGGAGGAGCAG GATGAAGGCTGGCTCATGGGCGTGAAGGAGAGTGACTGGAACCAGCACAAGGAGCTGGAGAAATGCCGGGGCGTCTTCCCTGAGAACTTTACCGAGCGAGTACAGTGA